The following proteins are co-located in the Streptomyces sp. NBC_01198 genome:
- a CDS encoding LysR family transcriptional regulator translates to MALREELSGIEFRHLRYFAAVADAGTVTAAARRLRIAQPSLSQQIRALERRVGVPLFDRSPKGMALTEAGWTLLAAGRRAEEELRTSLADIRGAVPTVRVGVCAGVPQSVLAAAEQLLTRERPLQPAYQSLESHRQAELLSSGRLDFGILRPPIDDQRLVMRILSDEPLGVVLSCDHPLAAHTELTWSDLAQQGLLWFPHTRAPDYAATVLTELATNGWRPATVPAEPNHTLFRHALLGGDHLVALRPRAAVAADTALAWLPVGPNPPRERLVLAAAAAPWTRLLG, encoded by the coding sequence ATGGCCTTGAGGGAGGAGCTCTCCGGGATCGAGTTCAGGCACCTGCGCTACTTCGCCGCAGTGGCGGACGCAGGGACCGTCACCGCGGCGGCCCGCCGTCTGCGAATCGCCCAACCGAGCCTCAGTCAACAGATCCGTGCGCTCGAACGCCGCGTAGGTGTTCCGCTGTTCGACCGCAGCCCGAAGGGGATGGCGTTGACCGAGGCCGGCTGGACGTTGTTGGCGGCCGGACGCCGGGCCGAGGAAGAACTGAGGACCTCCCTCGCGGACATCCGTGGCGCCGTGCCGACCGTCCGCGTCGGCGTCTGCGCCGGCGTTCCGCAGTCCGTCCTCGCGGCCGCCGAGCAACTCCTCACCCGAGAGCGTCCGCTGCAACCCGCCTACCAATCCCTCGAGTCACATCGGCAGGCGGAGCTGCTGTCGAGCGGCCGACTAGACTTCGGCATCCTGCGCCCACCGATCGACGACCAACGCCTGGTCATGCGCATCCTGAGCGACGAACCGCTCGGCGTGGTCCTCAGTTGCGACCATCCGCTCGCCGCACACACCGAACTCACCTGGTCCGACCTGGCCCAACAGGGCCTGCTCTGGTTCCCGCACACACGCGCCCCGGACTACGCCGCCACTGTTCTGACCGAGCTGGCAACCAACGGCTGGCGGCCGGCCACCGTCCCGGCCGAGCCCAACCACACCCTCTTCCGCCACGCCCTGCTGGGAGGCGACCACCTCGTCGCCCTGCGACCGCGGGCCGCCGTGGCCGCGGACACCGCCCTTGCCTGGCTCCCGGTCGGCCCCAACCCACCCAGGGAACGGCTCGTCCTCGCGGCGGCCGCAGCCCCGTGGACCCGACTCCTGGGCTGA
- a CDS encoding plasmid stabilization protein, with translation MPRGSSAKRERQYEHIKDSARDRGESEKRAEEIAARTVNKERARSGESRTASRTSTRDMSSSKRGGQRSHTGSQGPTKDQLYNEARQRDVKGRSTMTKAQLSKALGH, from the coding sequence ATGCCCAGGGGATCGAGTGCCAAGCGGGAACGGCAGTACGAGCACATCAAGGACAGCGCCAGGGACCGCGGCGAGTCCGAGAAGCGCGCGGAGGAGATCGCGGCGCGCACGGTGAACAAGGAGCGGGCCCGTTCGGGCGAGTCCCGCACCGCGAGCCGCACCTCCACCCGCGACATGTCGTCGTCGAAGCGCGGCGGGCAGCGCTCCCACACCGGTTCGCAGGGCCCCACGAAGGACCAGCTCTACAACGAGGCCCGGCAGCGGGACGTCAAGGGCCGATCGACCATGACGAAGGCCCAGCTCAGCAAGGCGCTCGGGCACTGA
- a CDS encoding SDR family oxidoreductase, which translates to MVAEAVEAFGRVDVLVSNAAYQMTRTSLEEIPDEEWDHTLALNLSAFFHLAKAAVPHMGPGSSIIGSSSANSDQPSPTLLPYAATKAAIANMTASLAQLLADRGIRANSVAPGPIWTPLIPATMPAEHVETFGSNVPLERPGQPAEVAPVYVLLASDEASYVSGARVAVTGGKPIL; encoded by the coding sequence GTGGTCGCCGAGGCCGTGGAGGCCTTCGGGCGGGTCGATGTCCTGGTGAGCAATGCCGCCTACCAGATGACCAGGACCTCCCTGGAGGAGATCCCCGACGAGGAGTGGGACCACACGCTGGCGCTGAACCTCAGCGCGTTCTTCCACCTGGCCAAGGCGGCGGTCCCGCACATGGGCCCCGGGTCGTCGATCATCGGATCGTCCTCGGCCAACAGCGACCAGCCGTCCCCGACGCTGCTGCCCTACGCCGCCACCAAAGCCGCCATCGCCAACATGACCGCCAGCCTGGCACAACTGCTCGCCGACCGGGGTATCCGCGCCAACAGCGTGGCCCCGGGGCCGATCTGGACGCCGCTCATCCCGGCCACCATGCCGGCCGAGCACGTCGAGACATTCGGCTCCAACGTCCCGCTGGAACGCCCGGGCCAGCCTGCCGAGGTCGCCCCCGTCTACGTCCTGCTGGCATCCGACGAGGCCTCCTACGTCTCCGGCGCACGCGTCGCGGTCACCGGCGGCAAGCCGATCCTCTGA
- a CDS encoding MFS transporter: protein MTTGTTSPTHFSSRQRLILFVLLGAGFMLSVDFSILNVALPKVGAGVGLGLSGLPWITSAYALPAAGLTLLFGRVADLYGRRTIFLSGIALLIVASLIGGFAQNSELLLTGRVLQGLSTALAAPAALSLLTTSFAEGPVRDRVLGLNGALLSAGFTIGALVGGTLVSLLSWRAAFFINVPVAVAILVLTPGLITESVLPQRVKLDLPGAVTVTGGLLAVIYSIIEKTIPVAIVGVVLLAVFWVIELRSSAPLAPLHILKRPTVKWGNYAGLVIFSMETAMIFLMTIYLQNVLDFSPLITGLIFGVPGLAAVAAGVLAGRLIGRHGSRKILALGMGVQSLATVPLLFVGDHRIALVIVIPALFVGFFGHVPAIVSYTVTGTSGLPNEEQGLAGGLTSMTQQVAITIGIPVLSAIAATQSGELTGIHLALGVDVAVTLVSVAFIWIGLRSRGAVDPMMVSVNTSRESEAELAATPD, encoded by the coding sequence ATGACCACCGGAACAACCTCGCCCACGCATTTCAGCAGCAGGCAGCGACTTATTCTCTTCGTTCTGCTCGGTGCCGGGTTCATGCTCTCCGTCGATTTCTCCATCCTGAACGTCGCATTGCCGAAAGTCGGTGCCGGGGTCGGGCTCGGACTGAGCGGACTTCCCTGGATCACCTCCGCCTACGCCTTGCCCGCAGCCGGTCTTACTCTCCTGTTCGGCCGGGTCGCCGATCTCTATGGTCGGCGCACCATCTTCCTGTCCGGTATAGCCTTGCTGATCGTCGCCTCGCTGATCGGCGGGTTCGCCCAGAACTCGGAACTGCTGCTCACCGGACGAGTACTGCAGGGCCTGTCCACCGCGCTGGCCGCGCCGGCCGCGCTGTCGCTGCTCACCACCTCCTTCGCCGAGGGCCCGGTCCGGGACCGCGTCCTCGGTCTCAACGGCGCACTGCTGTCGGCCGGCTTCACGATCGGCGCGCTGGTCGGCGGCACCCTGGTCAGCCTGCTGAGCTGGCGGGCCGCGTTCTTCATCAACGTCCCGGTCGCCGTGGCCATCCTGGTACTCACTCCCGGCCTGATCACCGAGAGCGTGCTGCCGCAGCGGGTGAAGCTGGACCTGCCCGGAGCGGTCACCGTCACCGGCGGTCTGCTGGCGGTGATCTACTCGATCATCGAGAAGACCATTCCGGTGGCCATCGTCGGCGTCGTGCTGTTGGCCGTCTTCTGGGTGATCGAGCTGCGCTCGTCCGCGCCCCTGGCCCCGCTGCACATTCTCAAGCGGCCGACGGTCAAGTGGGGCAACTACGCGGGGCTCGTGATCTTCTCCATGGAGACTGCGATGATCTTCCTGATGACGATCTACCTGCAGAATGTCCTGGACTTCTCGCCGCTGATCACGGGTCTGATCTTCGGTGTCCCCGGCCTGGCAGCGGTGGCCGCCGGGGTGCTCGCAGGCCGCTTGATCGGGCGCCACGGCAGCCGAAAGATCCTGGCCCTGGGCATGGGGGTGCAGAGCCTGGCAACCGTCCCGCTGCTGTTCGTCGGCGACCACCGGATCGCACTGGTGATCGTGATCCCCGCCCTGTTCGTCGGGTTCTTCGGCCACGTGCCCGCCATCGTGTCGTACACCGTGACCGGGACCTCGGGCCTGCCGAACGAGGAGCAGGGCCTGGCGGGTGGTCTGACCTCGATGACCCAGCAGGTTGCCATCACCATCGGTATCCCGGTATTGAGCGCAATCGCCGCAACCCAGAGCGGGGAGCTGACCGGTATTCACCTCGCGCTGGGCGTCGACGTCGCGGTCACGCTTGTCAGCGTGGCCTTCATCTGGATCGGGCTACGCTCCAGAGGCGCGGTCGACCCGATGATGGTATCCGTGAACACGTCCAGGGAATCCGAGGCCGAACTGGCGGCCACGCCGGACTGA
- a CDS encoding YciI family protein — protein sequence MFLILFDYQVPLERIDELKDRHYTNPEGVFARGLVRLAGRRVPRTGGLVIAEGDRATVEAAVASDPFVTSGAATVEIIEFEPTWPLSDPSGQQGL from the coding sequence ATGTTCCTCATTCTGTTTGACTACCAAGTGCCGCTGGAGCGGATCGACGAGCTCAAGGATCGGCACTACACCAACCCCGAGGGCGTGTTCGCCCGTGGGCTGGTGCGGCTGGCCGGCCGCCGGGTGCCACGAACGGGCGGCCTGGTGATCGCCGAGGGCGACCGCGCCACGGTTGAGGCCGCCGTGGCCTCGGATCCCTTCGTGACAAGCGGCGCGGCGACCGTCGAAATCATTGAATTCGAGCCCACCTGGCCACTGAGCGATCCCTCAGGCCAGCAGGGCCTGTAG
- a CDS encoding copper chaperone PCu(A)C has protein sequence MPLGACLIVLLGLTAYTAAGAAGAPPARISVTGARVVVPSNPDATAAFFVIRNTGRSPDTLVSVSSPQLRRAVLSRTVVAEGAGHMEPAPGVVVPAGGTVSLIPGGVDVMVPDPPALRVGQQIALDLRFAASGMVRVLAMVVRPGS, from the coding sequence GTGCCCTTGGGCGCCTGCCTGATCGTGCTGCTCGGGCTGACCGCGTACACCGCCGCCGGGGCGGCCGGGGCGCCGCCGGCCCGGATCAGTGTGACCGGCGCGCGGGTGGTGGTGCCGAGCAACCCGGACGCGACAGCGGCGTTCTTCGTGATCCGCAACACCGGCCGGTCACCTGACACGCTGGTGTCGGTCAGCTCGCCACAGCTGCGCCGCGCTGTCCTGAGCCGGACCGTCGTGGCCGAGGGTGCCGGGCACATGGAACCGGCGCCGGGTGTGGTCGTGCCCGCGGGCGGCACGGTCTCCCTCATACCCGGCGGGGTGGACGTGATGGTCCCCGATCCCCCCGCTCTGCGAGTCGGCCAGCAGATCGCGCTCGACCTGCGGTTCGCCGCCAGCGGGATGGTACGCGTGCTGGCCATGGTCGTCCGCCCCGGCTCCTGA
- a CDS encoding alpha/beta fold hydrolase codes for MHIDHTFNVPLDHGRPDAGRIQLYAREIRAAGKADRDLPWLLFLGGGPGSEAPRLNGGEGWLNRALQEYRVLMLDQRGTGRSTPVDRRLLAQIRDPGAQANYLSHFRADAIVRDAEMIRRAIVGNRPWSVLGQSFGGLCATTYLSFAPHGLAEVFITGGLPGLGATPDQVYRALYPRVTINNAEHYDRFPDDVDQVRYIVRYLRDHRVILPSGRLLTVEAFQSLGNILGGTDGSLRLHQLLEDPFTGGTQPSDAFLLRIDRELASVAGGPLYYLLHEATYAQGAGATRWSAHRVRSEFPAFDAAAALDSDTPILFTGEMIYPWMFDTDPLLRPFRQAAHLIAERPSWPALYDIKRLHGNTVPSVAAIYHDDMYVDRELSLGTTEVIRGLKPWVTTEYQHDGLRISNGAVLERLLALMHEQS; via the coding sequence ATGCACATCGACCACACCTTCAATGTTCCCCTCGACCATGGCCGGCCCGATGCCGGCCGGATCCAGCTGTACGCACGTGAGATACGCGCCGCGGGGAAGGCCGACCGTGATCTCCCGTGGTTGTTGTTCCTGGGCGGCGGCCCTGGATCGGAAGCCCCTCGCCTAAACGGTGGTGAAGGCTGGCTGAACCGCGCCCTGCAGGAATACCGCGTGCTCATGCTGGATCAGCGCGGCACCGGACGCTCCACTCCTGTCGACCGGCGTCTTCTGGCCCAGATCCGGGATCCCGGCGCGCAAGCGAACTACCTGTCGCACTTCCGTGCGGACGCGATCGTGCGGGATGCCGAGATGATCCGCAGGGCAATCGTTGGGAACCGGCCGTGGAGCGTCCTGGGCCAGAGCTTCGGCGGCCTCTGCGCAACCACTTACCTGTCCTTTGCTCCGCACGGTCTCGCCGAGGTGTTCATCACCGGAGGACTGCCCGGCCTGGGCGCGACCCCGGACCAGGTTTACCGTGCCCTGTATCCCCGGGTCACCATCAACAATGCCGAGCACTACGATCGATTCCCAGACGACGTGGACCAAGTCCGGTACATTGTCCGTTACTTGCGCGACCACCGGGTGATCCTGCCGAGCGGTAGACTTCTGACCGTCGAAGCCTTCCAATCCCTGGGCAACATACTCGGCGGCACCGACGGAAGCCTCCGACTGCACCAACTTCTCGAAGACCCCTTCACCGGGGGTACCCAACCGTCGGACGCATTCTTGCTCCGCATCGACCGCGAACTGGCCAGCGTTGCCGGCGGACCGCTGTACTACCTGCTCCACGAGGCCACCTACGCCCAAGGAGCGGGAGCCACCCGTTGGTCCGCCCACCGAGTCCGGAGCGAGTTCCCCGCCTTCGACGCCGCAGCCGCGCTCGACTCGGACACGCCCATTCTGTTCACCGGGGAGATGATCTACCCCTGGATGTTCGATACCGACCCGCTGTTGCGGCCATTCCGCCAGGCCGCCCATCTCATAGCCGAGCGCCCTAGCTGGCCCGCCCTTTACGATATCAAGCGCCTCCACGGCAACACCGTTCCGTCCGTTGCCGCCATTTACCACGACGACATGTACGTCGACCGTGAACTGTCGCTAGGCACGACTGAGGTCATCCGCGGTCTGAAGCCCTGGGTTACCACCGAGTACCAGCACGATGGCCTCCGCATCAGCAACGGGGCCGTCTTGGAACGTCTTCTCGCTCTCATGCACGAGCAGTCGTAG
- a CDS encoding endonuclease: MAATTRRDVMHALLDGYGRTYTAEAGIRLKDTPQPLYRLLVLACLLSARVRADLAVAAAKELAEAGMRDPRRMAEATWQQRVDALGRGGYRRYDERTATQLGDGAKLAIERYGGDLRKLRDQAGGYTEEIRRSLQEFPGLGPAGADIFLREAQAVWPQAAPFIDGKALQGAEALDLPTAPGALLRLAAGAQPAVLASALVRVAVDKKAPAAVREAARAA, from the coding sequence ATGGCCGCCACCACCCGGCGGGATGTGATGCACGCGCTGCTGGACGGCTACGGCCGCACCTATACGGCAGAGGCCGGCATCCGCTTGAAGGACACCCCTCAGCCCCTCTATCGCCTGCTGGTCCTCGCCTGCCTGCTCAGTGCCCGCGTCCGGGCGGACCTCGCCGTCGCGGCGGCGAAGGAGCTGGCCGAGGCAGGGATGCGGGACCCGCGGCGGATGGCCGAGGCCACCTGGCAGCAGCGGGTCGACGCGCTGGGCCGCGGCGGCTACCGGCGCTACGACGAACGCACCGCCACCCAGCTCGGCGACGGCGCGAAGCTGGCCATCGAGCGATACGGCGGCGACCTGCGGAAATTGCGCGACCAGGCCGGCGGGTACACCGAAGAGATCCGGCGGTCCCTCCAGGAGTTCCCCGGCCTCGGGCCTGCCGGGGCCGACATCTTCCTGCGCGAGGCCCAGGCCGTATGGCCGCAGGCAGCCCCGTTCATCGACGGCAAGGCCCTCCAAGGTGCCGAGGCCCTGGATCTGCCGACCGCCCCCGGGGCCCTGCTCCGCCTGGCGGCCGGCGCGCAGCCCGCGGTCCTGGCATCCGCCCTGGTCCGCGTAGCCGTCGACAAGAAAGCTCCGGCCGCCGTCCGCGAAGCGGCCCGCGCGGCCTGA
- a CDS encoding SRPBCC family protein, protein MVDILHRIGVEQSSPERVYEALTTLDGLAGWWTEKASGSTDLDGVIEFRFRPGGFDMKVIELDPGRLVRWEVVGGPEEWIGTTVRWELRQEGDYTIVLFKHEGWREPVEFMNHCSTKWATFLLSLKELVETGEGAPDPRDVKISDWH, encoded by the coding sequence ATGGTGGACATCCTTCACCGCATCGGCGTCGAGCAGTCCTCGCCGGAGCGGGTGTACGAAGCACTCACCACACTGGACGGCTTGGCCGGCTGGTGGACCGAGAAGGCGTCCGGGTCCACCGACCTCGACGGCGTGATCGAATTCCGGTTTCGGCCGGGTGGGTTCGACATGAAGGTCATCGAGCTCGATCCGGGCCGGCTCGTCCGCTGGGAGGTCGTCGGCGGCCCGGAGGAGTGGATCGGCACCACCGTGCGGTGGGAGCTGCGGCAGGAAGGCGACTACACGATCGTGCTGTTCAAGCACGAAGGGTGGCGTGAGCCGGTCGAGTTCATGAACCACTGCAGCACCAAGTGGGCCACCTTCCTGCTGAGCCTCAAGGAGCTCGTGGAGACCGGCGAAGGTGCCCCGGATCCACGGGACGTGAAGATCAGCGACTGGCACTGA
- a CDS encoding heavy metal translocating P-type ATPase produces the protein MSGVQQALASTTDLKVTGMTCAACVSRVEKRLARLEGVTATVNLATGTARISHPAALTAEDLVAAVEAAGYGAAPITPPEDGTDDDPQDAERADRWRLLVVAVLAMPVLALSMVPAWQFTCWQWVCFGLAVPVATWGSWPFHARALRGLRHAAATMDTLVSLGVTASLAWSTYALFLGGAGGVDYRMPFSLLFSDHHGTHVYLEGAVGVPLSVLAGRLLETRARRATGSGLRALAELTVKDVTVRDDEGRERLIPAAGLQVGQDFTVRPGGRVATDGQVVEGASALDQSLVTGESEPVEVGPGSPVVGGAVNAGGLLLVRATAVGADTQLAAITRMVTEAQAVKARVQRLADTVAGVFVPAVLAVAVTVLGFWLGAGADTESAVTTAVAVLVVACPCALGLATPTALLAATGRGAQLGILVSGPQALESLRDIDTVVLDKTGTLTTGHMSVTRITTRPDALPAGDVLRLAGSVEQGSEHPLGRAITAHATHSSPAGPGEPLPAVTDFRATAGVGVTGLIEGRRVVIASPDESLEGVLADAVTAAEAAAHTCVQVTVDGHPQAVIELGDLIRPGSYRAVDHLRRLGVKPVLATGDREAPARAVAAALGITDVHARCTPGGKADLVSELRTQGRRVAVLGDGVNDAAALARADLGIAMGGSTDAAAAASDVTLVRADIHAVADAVRLARRTLATIRVNLTWAFAYNLATLPLAATGWLDPMLAALAMSASSLLVVGNSLRLRSWQPQTLRPAGRTRGGRQLPPAARTDQRSSTFASRQ, from the coding sequence ATGAGCGGCGTCCAGCAGGCCCTCGCCTCGACAACGGACCTGAAAGTCACCGGTATGACCTGCGCCGCGTGCGTGAGCCGGGTCGAGAAACGCCTCGCCCGCCTCGAAGGGGTGACCGCGACGGTCAACCTGGCCACCGGGACCGCCCGGATCAGCCACCCGGCCGCCCTGACCGCCGAGGACCTCGTCGCGGCTGTGGAAGCCGCCGGCTACGGTGCAGCGCCGATCACGCCACCGGAAGACGGCACCGATGACGATCCGCAGGACGCCGAGCGGGCGGATCGGTGGCGGCTGCTGGTCGTCGCCGTCCTCGCGATGCCGGTGCTGGCCCTGTCGATGGTGCCGGCCTGGCAGTTCACCTGCTGGCAGTGGGTCTGTTTCGGCCTGGCGGTGCCGGTGGCGACGTGGGGCTCCTGGCCGTTCCACGCCCGCGCCCTGCGCGGACTGCGCCATGCCGCGGCCACCATGGACACCCTGGTCTCCCTCGGCGTGACCGCGTCGCTGGCCTGGTCCACCTACGCCCTGTTCCTGGGCGGGGCAGGCGGCGTCGACTACCGGATGCCGTTCTCCCTGCTCTTCTCCGACCACCACGGCACCCATGTCTACCTCGAAGGGGCCGTCGGTGTACCGCTGTCCGTCCTGGCCGGGCGGCTGCTGGAGACCCGCGCCCGCCGCGCCACCGGCTCCGGACTGCGCGCCCTTGCCGAACTGACCGTCAAAGACGTGACCGTACGAGACGACGAAGGCCGGGAACGCCTCATCCCCGCGGCCGGGTTGCAGGTCGGGCAGGACTTCACGGTGCGGCCCGGGGGACGCGTCGCCACCGACGGCCAGGTGGTCGAAGGCGCCTCGGCCCTGGACCAGTCACTGGTCACCGGGGAGAGCGAACCGGTCGAGGTCGGCCCCGGGTCCCCGGTGGTGGGCGGCGCCGTCAACGCCGGCGGGCTGCTCCTGGTCCGGGCCACCGCCGTCGGCGCCGACACTCAACTCGCGGCCATCACCCGCATGGTGACTGAGGCCCAGGCGGTCAAGGCCCGCGTCCAACGCCTCGCCGACACCGTCGCGGGCGTCTTCGTGCCGGCCGTCCTCGCGGTGGCCGTGACCGTGCTGGGCTTCTGGCTCGGCGCGGGCGCCGACACCGAATCGGCGGTCACCACGGCCGTCGCCGTCCTCGTCGTTGCCTGCCCCTGCGCGCTGGGCCTGGCCACCCCCACCGCCCTGCTGGCCGCCACCGGACGCGGCGCACAACTGGGCATCCTGGTCAGCGGACCCCAAGCCCTGGAGTCGCTGCGCGACATCGACACCGTCGTCCTGGACAAGACCGGCACCCTGACCACCGGCCACATGTCCGTCACCCGGATCACCACCCGCCCCGACGCGCTACCCGCCGGCGATGTACTGCGCCTGGCCGGCTCGGTCGAGCAGGGATCCGAGCACCCGCTGGGCCGGGCGATCACCGCCCACGCCACGCACTCCTCCCCCGCCGGCCCCGGTGAACCGCTCCCGGCCGTGACCGACTTCCGCGCCACCGCCGGCGTCGGCGTCACGGGCCTGATCGAAGGGCGCCGCGTCGTGATCGCCTCCCCCGACGAGAGCCTGGAAGGCGTCCTCGCCGACGCTGTCACCGCGGCGGAGGCCGCCGCGCACACCTGCGTCCAGGTCACCGTCGACGGCCACCCGCAAGCGGTCATCGAACTCGGCGACCTGATCCGGCCGGGCAGCTACCGTGCCGTGGACCATCTGCGCCGCCTCGGTGTCAAGCCGGTGCTGGCCACCGGCGACCGCGAGGCCCCCGCCCGCGCGGTCGCCGCCGCGCTCGGCATCACCGACGTCCATGCCCGCTGCACGCCCGGAGGCAAAGCGGACCTCGTCAGCGAACTGCGAACCCAGGGACGCCGGGTGGCCGTCCTCGGCGACGGCGTCAACGACGCCGCAGCCCTGGCACGGGCCGACCTCGGCATCGCCATGGGCGGCAGCACCGACGCCGCAGCAGCCGCCTCCGACGTCACCCTGGTGCGCGCCGACATCCACGCCGTCGCCGACGCCGTACGCCTGGCCCGCCGCACCCTGGCCACCATCCGCGTCAACCTCACCTGGGCCTTCGCCTACAACCTGGCGACCCTGCCGCTGGCCGCCACCGGCTGGCTGGACCCCATGCTCGCCGCTCTCGCGATGTCCGCCAGCTCCCTGCTGGTGGTCGGCAACAGCCTGCGGCTGCGCTCCTGGCAACCGCAGACCCTGCGGCCGGCCGGCCGGACCCGCGGTGGGCGTCAACTGCCCCCGGCGGCGCGGACCGACCAGCGCTCCTCGACCTTCGCCAGCCGCCAGTAG